From one Flavobacterium sp. N502536 genomic stretch:
- the rpsI gene encoding 30S ribosomal protein S9: MGVIHKIGRRKTAVARVYVSEGTGKITVNKKEFATYFPTATLQYKVLQPLSMTENASNFDVKVNVYGGGSTGQAEAVRMALARVMCEVNIENRAILKPEGLLTRDPRMVERKKFGQKKARKRFQFSKR, from the coding sequence ATGGGAGTTATTCACAAAATCGGTAGAAGAAAAACCGCTGTTGCACGTGTATATGTTTCTGAAGGAACAGGAAAAATCACTGTAAACAAAAAAGAATTCGCAACTTACTTTCCAACTGCAACTTTACAATACAAAGTTTTACAACCATTATCTATGACAGAAAATGCAAGTAACTTTGATGTAAAAGTAAACGTTTACGGAGGTGGTTCAACTGGTCAGGCAGAAGCTGTAAGAATGGCATTAGCACGTGTAATGTGTGAAGTGAACATCGAAAACAGAGCTATCTTAAAACCAGAAGGTTTATTAACAAGAGATCCAAGAATGGTTGAACGTAAGAAATTCGGTCAGAAGAAAGCTCGTAAGAGATTCCAATTCTCTAAACGTTAA
- the polA gene encoding DNA polymerase I gives MSSQKRLFLLDAYALIFRGYYAFIKNPRINSKGMDTSAIMGFMNSLLDVIKREKPDHLAVAFDKGGSDLRNELFPEYKANRDVTPEAIKIAVPYICELLKAMHIPIIEVSGFEADDLIGTIAKQAEKENYKVFMVTPDKDFAQLVSENIFMYKPARMGNGIEIWGVPEVLAKFEIERPEQVIDFLGMMGDAADNIPGLPGVGEVTAKKLLKEFGTMENLLANTDKLKGKMKENIEANKEKGLLSKKLATILLDCPVTFNEDDYELVRPDIEKTDAIFQELEFRRMAEQFDNLFKTGNGNESAASAPVSDAKLYKKPQPKNEDQFDLFGGGATEENTETTRTSFYNTLENTPHSYQAIQGDLGIKLLLQNLQNQTSVCFDTETTGLDALHAELVGIAFSYEKGKAFYVPFPENQEEAQTLIEKFRPFFENENIEKIGQNLKYDLKILSNYDITVKGKLFDTMIAHYLINPDMRHNMDVLSETYLKYAPKPIEELIGKKGKNQITMRDVALEDIKEYAAEDADITLQLKEIFTTELDKTETKKLFDEIEIPLVSVLAAMETEGIRLDVEFLNAMSKEMDVEIKSLEQQIYETAGEKFNLASPKQLGDILFDKLKIGGAKQKKTKTGQYATGEEVLTYLANDNPIVKQILDWRQMVKLQSTYILALPEQVDKKTLRVHTDYMQTVAATGRLSSNNPNLQNIPIRTERGRQIRKAFVARDENYTLISADYSQIELRIIAALSGEENMIAAFKNGEDIHKATAAKVFDVPLDEVSREQRSNAKTVNFGIIYGVSAFGLSNQTSLSRSESAALIEAYYKTYPRLKSYISEQIEFAREKGYVQTILGRRRYLKDINSANAVVRSAAERNAVNAPIQGSAADVIKIAMINIHKKLKEENWKSKMLLQVHDELVFDVHNDELEKIQPMIKHEMENAFTMAVPLEVELGMGKDWLAAH, from the coding sequence ATGTCGTCACAAAAACGCCTTTTTTTACTTGATGCTTACGCTTTAATATTTCGCGGCTACTACGCCTTCATAAAAAACCCAAGGATCAACTCCAAAGGAATGGATACCTCTGCGATCATGGGATTCATGAATTCGCTTTTAGATGTGATCAAACGTGAAAAACCGGATCACCTGGCTGTAGCTTTTGACAAAGGCGGAAGCGATTTGCGAAACGAATTATTCCCTGAATACAAGGCCAATCGCGATGTGACACCTGAAGCCATCAAAATTGCCGTTCCTTATATATGTGAATTATTGAAAGCCATGCACATTCCAATTATTGAAGTGTCGGGTTTTGAAGCCGATGATTTAATTGGAACGATCGCCAAACAAGCCGAGAAAGAAAATTATAAAGTTTTTATGGTGACTCCGGATAAGGATTTTGCCCAATTGGTTTCAGAAAATATCTTTATGTACAAACCTGCCCGTATGGGAAATGGAATTGAAATTTGGGGAGTTCCTGAAGTTTTGGCAAAATTTGAAATCGAGCGTCCGGAACAGGTGATTGATTTCCTTGGAATGATGGGTGACGCTGCCGATAATATTCCGGGACTTCCGGGAGTGGGTGAAGTAACCGCCAAAAAACTTCTGAAAGAATTTGGAACGATGGAAAACCTATTAGCCAATACTGATAAGCTAAAAGGAAAAATGAAAGAGAATATCGAGGCCAATAAAGAAAAAGGATTGTTGTCTAAAAAACTGGCAACCATTTTATTGGACTGTCCGGTAACATTTAACGAAGACGATTACGAATTAGTTCGTCCTGATATTGAAAAAACCGATGCTATTTTTCAGGAACTTGAGTTCAGACGAATGGCAGAGCAGTTTGACAATTTGTTTAAAACAGGCAACGGGAATGAATCAGCGGCTTCTGCTCCGGTTTCTGATGCCAAATTATACAAAAAACCACAGCCTAAAAACGAAGATCAGTTTGATCTTTTTGGAGGCGGTGCTACCGAAGAAAATACAGAAACAACCCGAACTTCTTTTTACAATACGCTCGAAAATACGCCTCACTCCTATCAGGCGATTCAGGGAGATCTTGGCATAAAACTGCTTTTACAAAACCTGCAAAACCAGACTTCTGTTTGTTTTGATACCGAAACTACAGGTTTAGATGCTTTGCATGCCGAGTTGGTAGGTATTGCCTTCTCTTATGAAAAAGGAAAAGCATTTTACGTTCCGTTTCCGGAAAATCAGGAAGAAGCTCAGACTTTAATTGAAAAATTCAGACCTTTCTTTGAGAATGAAAACATCGAAAAAATAGGTCAGAATTTAAAATACGATTTAAAAATCCTTTCCAATTACGACATTACTGTAAAAGGAAAACTTTTTGATACCATGATTGCGCACTATCTGATCAATCCGGACATGCGTCACAATATGGATGTTTTATCAGAAACCTATTTGAAATATGCCCCTAAACCAATTGAAGAACTGATTGGTAAAAAAGGAAAAAATCAAATTACAATGCGCGATGTAGCACTTGAAGACATCAAGGAATATGCTGCCGAAGATGCTGATATTACGTTGCAGTTAAAAGAAATTTTTACTACAGAATTAGACAAAACTGAGACTAAAAAACTGTTTGACGAAATCGAAATCCCTTTAGTAAGCGTTTTAGCAGCTATGGAAACCGAAGGAATTCGTCTGGATGTAGAGTTTTTAAATGCAATGTCTAAAGAAATGGATGTGGAGATCAAATCTTTAGAACAGCAGATATACGAAACTGCCGGAGAAAAATTCAACTTAGCTTCTCCGAAACAGTTGGGTGATATTTTATTTGATAAACTTAAAATTGGAGGAGCCAAGCAAAAGAAAACCAAAACCGGGCAATATGCAACCGGCGAGGAGGTTTTGACTTATTTGGCCAACGACAACCCTATCGTAAAACAAATTCTGGACTGGCGTCAGATGGTGAAATTGCAAAGTACTTACATACTGGCTTTACCGGAACAAGTAGACAAAAAAACATTACGCGTTCATACCGATTATATGCAAACCGTTGCAGCTACAGGACGTTTGAGTTCTAACAATCCGAACTTACAAAACATTCCGATTCGTACTGAAAGAGGACGTCAGATTCGTAAAGCTTTTGTCGCACGCGATGAAAACTACACTTTAATCTCTGCCGATTACTCGCAAATAGAATTAAGAATTATTGCCGCTTTAAGTGGTGAAGAAAATATGATTGCGGCTTTTAAAAACGGAGAAGACATTCACAAAGCCACCGCTGCTAAAGTTTTTGATGTGCCTCTGGATGAAGTTTCCCGCGAACAAAGAAGCAACGCCAAAACCGTTAACTTCGGAATTATCTATGGGGTTTCTGCTTTCGGACTGAGCAATCAGACTTCGTTATCCCGCAGCGAGAGCGCCGCTTTGATCGAGGCGTATTACAAAACCTACCCGAGACTGAAATCTTATATTTCTGAACAAATTGAATTTGCGCGTGAAAAAGGATATGTACAAACCATTTTGGGCCGTCGTCGTTATCTAAAAGACATTAATTCAGCAAATGCTGTAGTTAGAAGTGCTGCCGAGCGAAATGCCGTAAATGCACCAATTCAGGGAAGCGCTGCCGATGTGATCAAAATTGCCATGATCAACATTCATAAAAAACTAAAAGAAGAAAACTGGAAATCCAAAATGCTGCTTCAGGTGCATGATGAGCTTGTGTTCGATGTTCACAACGACGAACTCGAGAAGATTCAGCCTATGATCAAACACGAAATGGAAAACGCCTTTACTATGGCCGTTCCTTTAGAAGTTGAACTCGGAATGGGTAAAGACTGGCTGGCTGCACATTAA
- a CDS encoding ferritin-like domain-containing protein — protein MNILKFIETFTDDSLMRSTGSRRDSFNQFGSIGKTLAYASIPFGLSAMANKALAKDITATPATPIGALQFALTLEYLENEFYAMALDFGVIPASENGGRDLKVFQQIAAHESDHVAFLIKGLGGTMSANFVPKPTFDFTVGGAFDPFHDYPTFLALAQAFEDTGVRAYKGQAANLITTPDLLTAALQIHSVEARHASEVRRLRGLKGWISNSERGAGMPEATQAVYNGEGVTVQAGFNTAAAFGASAGSEAYDEPLTTQQVVDIANLFIV, from the coding sequence ATGAATATTTTAAAATTTATAGAAACGTTTACTGATGATAGCTTGATGAGAAGCACTGGTTCAAGAAGAGACAGTTTTAATCAGTTTGGAAGTATTGGAAAAACACTGGCTTACGCATCCATCCCTTTTGGATTATCTGCAATGGCCAATAAAGCATTGGCAAAAGACATTACAGCGACACCTGCAACTCCCATTGGAGCTTTGCAATTTGCCTTAACTTTAGAATACCTGGAAAACGAATTTTATGCCATGGCATTAGATTTCGGAGTAATCCCGGCATCAGAAAATGGCGGACGCGATTTGAAAGTTTTCCAACAAATAGCAGCACACGAGTCCGATCACGTTGCTTTTTTAATCAAAGGATTAGGAGGTACGATGAGTGCGAACTTTGTTCCCAAACCTACTTTTGACTTTACCGTAGGAGGCGCTTTTGATCCATTTCATGACTACCCAACCTTTTTAGCATTGGCACAAGCCTTTGAAGATACGGGCGTTAGAGCCTACAAAGGTCAGGCTGCAAATTTAATCACAACTCCCGATTTATTGACTGCTGCCTTACAAATTCACTCCGTAGAAGCCCGCCATGCTTCTGAAGTACGACGCTTAAGAGGATTAAAAGGATGGATTTCGAATAGCGAGCGAGGAGCAGGAATGCCCGAAGCAACTCAAGCGGTTTACAATGGCGAAGGAGTTACGGTGCAGGCAGGATTTAATACCGCCGCCGCATTTGGAGCTTCCGCAGGGTCAGAAGCTTATGATGAGCCACTTACAACACAACAAGTGGTTGATATTGCAAATTTATTTATTGTTTAG
- the rplM gene encoding 50S ribosomal protein L13 — translation MDALSYKTISASKATVTKEWIVVDAEGHNLGRLASKVAMILRGKYKPSYTPHVDCGDNVIVINSEKINLTGTKMNDKIYMRHTGYPGGQRTLTAKVLQSKNPALLVEKAVKGMLPKNKLGAELFRNLNVVVGAEHTHGAQKPRTVNLNDLK, via the coding sequence ATGGACGCATTAAGCTACAAGACAATTTCAGCGAGCAAAGCCACTGTAACTAAAGAGTGGATTGTTGTTGATGCTGAGGGTCATAACTTAGGTCGTCTTGCTTCAAAGGTTGCAATGATCTTAAGAGGTAAGTACAAACCAAGTTACACACCGCACGTTGACTGTGGAGATAACGTAATTGTTATCAACTCAGAAAAAATTAACCTTACAGGTACAAAAATGAATGACAAAATTTACATGCGTCATACAGGTTACCCAGGAGGACAAAGAACTTTAACTGCTAAAGTATTGCAATCTAAGAATCCTGCATTATTAGTAGAAAAAGCTGTAAAAGGAATGTTACCTAAAAACAAATTAGGAGCTGAACTTTTTAGAAATCTAAATGTTGTTGTAGGTGCTGAGCATACTCACGGAGCTCAAAAACCTAGAACTGTTAACCTAAACGATCTTAAGTAA
- a CDS encoding response regulator transcription factor, with amino-acid sequence MNILIVEDTKELAVEVYDFLCNAGYVCKIVHNCGDALEEVNSNDYDAMLLDLGLPDGDGFEVLKTVRKTKSKMAVIVLTARGELDDRINGLHLGADDYLTKPFALTELSARLFAVIRRMHGFTLNNLSIHGFLLQLQDYKVSYNETPINLTKKEFDIFQYLVLNKNRVITRLQLTEHIWGDILEVNSDSNFIDVHVRNLRKKLDKHTEIDWFETVRNVGYRINE; translated from the coding sequence ATGAATATTTTAATTGTTGAAGATACTAAAGAACTTGCGGTAGAAGTTTATGATTTTCTGTGTAATGCAGGTTACGTTTGTAAAATTGTTCACAATTGTGGTGACGCTTTAGAAGAAGTAAACAGCAACGATTACGACGCTATGCTGCTGGATCTTGGTTTGCCTGACGGAGATGGATTTGAAGTGCTGAAAACCGTTCGGAAAACCAAATCGAAAATGGCTGTTATTGTGCTTACTGCCCGCGGTGAACTCGATGACAGAATAAACGGTTTGCATTTGGGTGCCGATGATTATCTGACAAAACCGTTTGCGCTCACCGAACTTAGTGCGCGATTGTTTGCCGTCATTCGCAGGATGCATGGTTTTACTTTGAACAATTTAAGCATTCATGGTTTTTTACTGCAGCTTCAGGATTACAAAGTAAGTTATAATGAAACGCCTATCAATCTCACCAAAAAGGAGTTTGATATTTTTCAATATTTGGTTCTCAATAAAAACAGAGTCATTACCCGATTGCAATTGACAGAGCATATTTGGGGAGACATTCTCGAGGTCAATTCCGATTCTAATTTTATTGATGTTCATGTTCGGAACCTTCGAAAAAAACTGGACAAACATACCGAAATTGACTGGTTTGAAACGGTCAGAAATGTTGGGTATCGTATAAACGAATAA
- the rpsB gene encoding 30S ribosomal protein S2, whose translation MANKIEVKDLLEAGVHFGHMTRKWDPNMAPYIYMERNGIHIINLYKTAAKIEEANEALKKIAASGRKILFVATKKQAKDIVADKAKAANMPYITERWPGGMLTNFVTIRKAVKKMSSIDKMKKDGTFMTLSKKERLQVDRLRAKLEKNLGSIADMSRLPAALFVVDIKAEHIAIKEAQKLNIPVFAMVDTNSDPREVDYVIPANDDASKSIDKILSLVTAAVIEGLSDRGSEKETEATEETAAAVEAAPAVDTAPATEE comes from the coding sequence ATGGCAAACAAAATAGAAGTTAAAGACTTACTAGAAGCAGGTGTTCACTTTGGACACATGACTAGAAAATGGGACCCAAATATGGCCCCTTACATTTATATGGAGCGTAATGGTATTCACATTATCAATCTATATAAAACTGCAGCAAAAATTGAAGAAGCTAACGAAGCTTTGAAAAAAATCGCTGCATCAGGTAGAAAAATCTTATTCGTAGCTACCAAAAAACAAGCAAAAGACATCGTTGCTGATAAAGCAAAAGCTGCAAACATGCCTTACATCACTGAAAGATGGCCAGGTGGAATGCTAACTAACTTTGTTACTATCAGAAAGGCAGTTAAAAAAATGTCTTCTATTGATAAAATGAAGAAAGATGGTACTTTCATGACGTTATCTAAAAAAGAGCGTTTGCAAGTTGATCGTCTACGTGCTAAATTAGAGAAAAACTTAGGTTCAATCGCTGATATGTCTAGACTACCTGCAGCATTGTTCGTAGTAGATATCAAAGCTGAACACATCGCAATAAAAGAAGCACAAAAATTAAACATTCCAGTTTTCGCAATGGTTGATACGAATTCTGACCCAAGAGAGGTTGATTACGTTATTCCTGCAAATGATGATGCTTCTAAATCAATTGACAAAATTTTATCTTTAGTAACTGCTGCTGTAATCGAAGGTCTTTCTGACAGAGGTTCTGAAAAAGAAACTGAAGCTACAGAAGAAACTGCTGCTGCTGTTGAAGCTGCACCAGCTGTTGATACTGCTCCTGCAACTGAAGAATAA
- a CDS encoding LacI family DNA-binding transcriptional regulator → MKAKATLKQIAKELGVSVSTVSKALNDSPEISEQTKVKIKEYAKLKNYKPNVIGLNLKNRKTKTIGVIIPNILNSFFAKVFSGIEKVADKKGYNVITCISNESLEKEVHTLEMLSNGTIDGFILSVSEEAQKLEDYAHFSAIIADGTPIVMFDRIADGVECDKVVVDDFDSALNSTQHLIDLGCKNIALISSVDNLSVGKLRADGYLKALKDNNIPVNENIILRTDSEEDMKAKIDAIFEHKVDAIFALDENDSVAALRVSLKKGYKVPEDISIIGFADGILASRRLSPSLTTVSQHGIEIGEVAARQLIKRLEESEEETSDYETIVIKTKLKERESTRKSK, encoded by the coding sequence ATGAAAGCTAAAGCAACTCTAAAACAAATTGCGAAGGAACTGGGTGTTTCTGTATCGACTGTTTCTAAGGCACTGAATGATAGCCCGGAGATTAGTGAGCAAACAAAGGTGAAGATTAAGGAGTATGCCAAACTCAAAAATTATAAGCCCAATGTTATTGGTTTGAATCTGAAGAATCGTAAAACCAAAACAATAGGAGTAATTATACCTAATATATTAAACTCCTTTTTTGCAAAGGTTTTTAGTGGTATCGAAAAAGTAGCAGATAAAAAAGGATATAATGTAATCACTTGTATTTCGAATGAATCTTTGGAGAAAGAAGTGCATACACTTGAAATGTTAAGCAACGGAACGATTGACGGGTTTATCTTATCAGTATCAGAAGAAGCGCAAAAATTAGAAGACTATGCTCACTTTTCGGCTATCATTGCTGATGGAACACCTATCGTGATGTTTGACAGAATAGCTGATGGGGTAGAATGTGATAAAGTGGTCGTAGACGATTTCGATTCGGCCTTAAACTCAACACAACATTTGATTGATTTAGGCTGTAAAAACATTGCACTGATTTCTTCGGTAGACAATTTAAGTGTTGGAAAATTAAGAGCCGATGGTTACTTAAAAGCGTTGAAAGACAATAATATTCCGGTAAACGAGAATATCATTCTTCGTACCGACTCAGAAGAGGATATGAAAGCTAAAATTGACGCCATTTTTGAACATAAAGTAGATGCTATTTTTGCTTTGGATGAAAATGATTCGGTGGCTGCTTTACGTGTAAGCTTGAAAAAAGGATATAAGGTTCCCGAAGATATTTCGATAATCGGTTTTGCTGATGGAATTCTGGCTTCAAGACGTTTGTCGCCAAGTTTAACGACAGTAAGTCAGCATGGAATTGAAATTGGTGAGGTGGCTGCCCGACAGTTAATCAAACGTTTAGAGGAGTCGGAAGAAGAAACCTCCGATTATGAAACAATCGTCATCAAAACAAAGTTGAAAGAACGGGAATCAACCAGAAAATCTAAATAA
- a CDS encoding sensor histidine kinase, whose product MKIKHQLAIFNALTRLLVILILWLMLPILVENVVYRHINNGLLEKKQKFIEHLNQNEIDDFMENSGDSTETYSQFSTLHSEFLVLSKSSVKPDQKKPVFSNDYRIIEGEENEYRILQYHFTYGNQDYQLEIGSSLGEVKDLTFIIRFFIIIVFVVILLITFLADTFYIEYLLKPFYKIIDTKIRRVNEPEAFDHTPIKARSRDFRELDFVLNQMMDRIAELFKKEKQFISNVSHELLTPIALLKSKFENLLQNESLDDNAFDKIAGSLKTLDMLKKIINNLLLISRIENNQYEAIEHINFHEIVDDLHEDLQDRIEDREIQFLNKMQHHYVFTGNKTLIHILIYNLVTNAIKYNKPQGSITITDGFNQPNYFISITDSGVGMNDSQIEQIFNRFARISSDQDGQGLGLAIAESIASFHHIEIKVTSVVNAGTTFTLLFPETGKHN is encoded by the coding sequence GTGAAAATAAAACATCAACTGGCTATTTTTAATGCGCTGACAAGACTGTTGGTTATTTTAATTTTATGGCTGATGCTGCCTATTTTGGTTGAAAATGTGGTGTACCGACATATTAATAACGGCCTGCTCGAAAAGAAACAGAAGTTTATCGAACATTTGAATCAGAATGAGATTGATGATTTTATGGAGAATTCAGGAGATTCGACTGAAACCTACTCGCAGTTTTCAACCCTTCACAGTGAGTTTCTGGTACTTTCAAAGTCTTCAGTGAAACCCGATCAGAAAAAGCCTGTTTTTAGTAATGACTATCGGATTATCGAAGGAGAAGAGAACGAATACCGAATTTTGCAGTATCATTTTACTTATGGAAATCAGGATTATCAGCTCGAAATTGGAAGCAGTTTGGGGGAAGTAAAAGACCTTACTTTTATCATTCGCTTTTTTATCATAATTGTTTTTGTGGTTATATTGCTGATTACTTTTTTAGCGGATACTTTTTACATCGAATATTTACTCAAGCCTTTTTATAAAATTATTGACACTAAAATAAGGCGGGTCAATGAGCCTGAAGCCTTTGATCATACCCCAATAAAAGCCAGATCACGGGATTTCAGAGAGCTTGATTTTGTTTTAAATCAGATGATGGACCGTATTGCGGAGCTTTTTAAAAAAGAGAAACAGTTTATTTCAAATGTTTCGCACGAGCTTCTAACGCCAATTGCTCTGCTTAAAAGCAAGTTTGAGAACTTATTGCAAAACGAATCTCTGGATGATAATGCATTTGATAAAATTGCAGGGTCGTTGAAAACATTAGACATGCTCAAAAAAATCATCAACAATTTATTGCTGATTTCCAGAATAGAGAACAATCAGTATGAAGCCATCGAGCATATCAATTTTCATGAGATTGTAGATGATCTGCACGAGGATTTGCAGGACCGAATTGAGGACAGGGAAATTCAGTTTCTGAATAAGATGCAGCATCATTATGTCTTCACAGGAAATAAAACGCTGATTCATATTCTCATTTACAACTTGGTGACCAATGCTATAAAATACAATAAACCACAGGGCAGTATTACGATAACGGACGGTTTCAACCAGCCTAACTATTTTATTTCGATAACAGATTCCGGTGTTGGAATGAATGATTCTCAAATCGAACAGATCTTCAACAGGTTTGCCAGAATCAGTTCAGATCAGGACGGTCAGGGCTTGGGGCTTGCTATTGCCGAAAGTATCGCTTCTTTTCATCATATCGAAATTAAGGTGACTTCTGTAGTAAATGCAGGAACCACTTTTACCTTGTTGTTTCCGGAAACGGGAAAACACAATTAA
- a CDS encoding ferritin-like domain-containing protein has product MKNEVKIHEVDPSLNNRRSFLKLSGLTLVGAGLIMAGCSDNDNDNEMEDTTLPGIRNGVFDLGSGDFGVLTYAYALEQLEADFYTKVVNAANFNATFNPIERQVLTDLYHHEVIHRDFFKAALTGALPDPSSQLLPSLAFNYGSLNFNSRTEVLATAKALEDTGVAAYNGAGKLIKSADYLLLAGKIVSVEARHASAIRSLINPNSKDFAGDDVVNATTGLDVAQDPSKILPIAGGFITTKFTAKYLP; this is encoded by the coding sequence ATGAAAAACGAAGTTAAAATTCATGAAGTTGACCCTTCATTGAATAACAGAAGGAGCTTTCTTAAGCTTAGCGGTCTTACATTAGTTGGTGCCGGTTTGATTATGGCCGGTTGCAGTGATAATGACAATGATAACGAAATGGAAGACACTACGTTACCCGGAATCAGAAACGGCGTCTTTGATTTAGGATCCGGTGATTTTGGAGTATTAACCTATGCGTATGCTTTAGAACAGCTGGAAGCCGACTTTTATACTAAGGTTGTAAACGCAGCAAACTTTAATGCCACTTTTAATCCTATCGAACGACAGGTATTAACAGACTTGTACCATCACGAAGTTATTCACAGAGATTTTTTCAAAGCCGCTTTAACCGGAGCGCTTCCTGACCCAAGCTCTCAACTGCTTCCCTCCTTAGCTTTTAATTATGGTTCTTTAAATTTCAACAGCCGTACCGAAGTTCTTGCTACCGCAAAAGCGCTCGAAGATACCGGAGTAGCTGCTTATAACGGAGCAGGGAAATTAATTAAAAGTGCTGATTACCTGCTTTTAGCTGGAAAAATTGTTTCGGTAGAAGCCAGACATGCCTCGGCCATCAGAAGCTTAATTAATCCGAACTCTAAGGATTTTGCCGGCGATGATGTTGTAAACGCAACTACAGGTTTGGATGTTGCACAAGATCCTTCAAAAATTCTACCTATTGCAGGAGGTTTCATTACCACAAAATTCACAGCCAAATACTTACCTTAA
- a CDS encoding DUF4394 domain-containing protein, with translation MRENLFTPRSLFLMGLMSFLGACSNDDDRTPIPQPEPEPMPGTAPPVDFTALSNDNKVFYFNAKDLKTPVRSYSITGLQSGESIISIDYRPATGQLYGLGSTSRLYTINESSGLATALGTASFSPAIEGTSSSIDFNPTVDRVRLVSNNGKNLRLHPELGTVAATDGNINGVANAQVGAIAYTNSLSGSTTTQLFDIDYATDKLYLQNPPNDGTLQEVGSLKVDFSGVGGFDIQPDSNLGIAVNNKNSESRLYTINLTNGEATWVGVFTQQIVEVAFKTKPIAFATSETNILYRFNPATGTSNSVALIGMNSSEQVVGLDFRPANGALYALTNQSRLLTINSSNGQVTAVGTGLSPTLSGQNFGFDFNPTVDRIRVVSNTGQNLRLHPDTGVVAATDVLLNPGSPSVTAAAYTNNFAQASTTQLFVIDSGTNSLYLQNPPNNGTLVLVGSLGVMTTGMNGFDIGGASNEAFAVLTVSGVQSVYKINLTTGTATKTVDFSPAVTSMTLGLGF, from the coding sequence ATGAGAGAAAATTTATTTACACCGCGATCACTTTTTTTGATGGGATTAATGTCATTTTTAGGTGCATGTTCTAATGATGACGACAGAACTCCAATTCCACAGCCCGAACCAGAACCAATGCCTGGTACTGCCCCTCCGGTAGACTTTACCGCATTAAGTAATGATAACAAAGTTTTTTACTTTAATGCCAAAGATTTAAAAACTCCTGTTCGTTCCTATTCTATAACAGGGTTACAATCAGGCGAGAGTATCATTAGTATTGACTACAGACCAGCTACAGGCCAATTGTATGGATTGGGCTCTACCAGCAGATTATATACCATAAATGAAAGTTCGGGATTAGCAACAGCTTTAGGAACGGCATCTTTCTCTCCGGCAATTGAAGGAACATCGTCTTCTATAGATTTTAACCCCACGGTTGACAGGGTACGTCTGGTGTCTAATAACGGAAAAAATCTGAGATTGCATCCCGAACTCGGAACTGTAGCTGCAACCGACGGAAATATTAATGGGGTAGCGAATGCTCAGGTAGGAGCGATTGCTTATACCAATAGTCTTTCAGGAAGTACGACGACACAGCTTTTTGATATAGATTATGCTACGGATAAATTGTACTTGCAAAATCCCCCAAATGATGGAACTCTTCAGGAAGTAGGGAGCTTAAAGGTTGATTTTTCGGGAGTTGGAGGTTTTGATATACAGCCGGATTCGAATTTAGGAATAGCAGTAAACAATAAAAATAGCGAATCAAGATTATATACGATTAATTTAACGAATGGAGAAGCAACCTGGGTTGGGGTTTTTACACAGCAGATTGTTGAAGTAGCTTTTAAAACAAAACCTATCGCTTTCGCAACATCCGAAACAAACATTTTGTACCGATTTAATCCGGCTACAGGAACTTCAAATTCAGTTGCTCTGATAGGGATGAATTCAAGTGAGCAGGTGGTTGGTTTGGACTTCAGGCCTGCAAACGGAGCACTTTATGCCCTAACCAATCAAAGCAGACTGTTAACGATTAATTCTTCAAACGGACAGGTGACCGCTGTTGGTACTGGATTGTCTCCAACATTGTCCGGACAGAATTTTGGTTTTGATTTTAATCCAACGGTTGACAGAATACGTGTGGTAAGCAATACAGGGCAAAACCTCCGACTGCATCCGGATACAGGAGTAGTTGCGGCTACTGATGTTCTTCTTAATCCGGGGTCACCATCCGTTACAGCTGCCGCTTACACGAATAATTTTGCACAAGCTTCGACTACACAGTTATTTGTTATCGATTCCGGTACTAATAGTCTCTACCTTCAAAATCCGCCAAATAACGGAACTTTGGTGTTGGTGGGCAGTTTGGGAGTAATGACAACGGGAATGAACGGGTTTGATATAGGAGGGGCCAGTAATGAGGCGTTTGCAGTATTAACCGTTAGTGGTGTACAGTCGGTTTATAAGATTAATTTAACCACCGGTACAGCAACAAAAACAGTTGATTTTTCTCCGGCAGTTACTTCGATGACTTTAGGATTGGGCTTTTAA